The following proteins are co-located in the Lacticaseibacillus paracasei subsp. paracasei genome:
- a CDS encoding YfbR-like 5'-deoxynucleotidase: MGMHQFIQGLSNLETLRRAPGFFKYQEHSVAAHSFKVAEIAQMLGDVEELAGNKVNWQMLYEKSLNHDYTERFIGDIKTPVKYATPTLRHMLADVEATMTENFIKNEIPRDFQDRYRRRLSEGKDATLEGQILSVADKIDLLYEGFGEIEKGNPEQVFLDIYSESLSTILQFRNRPSVRYFLEEVLPDMLDEKFASRDQLAKLTKETMAEHEPNK, translated from the coding sequence ATGGGCATGCACCAATTTATCCAAGGACTAAGCAACTTAGAGACACTGCGTCGGGCACCGGGATTCTTTAAGTATCAGGAACATTCAGTGGCGGCACATAGTTTCAAAGTTGCCGAAATCGCGCAAATGCTAGGCGATGTCGAGGAGTTAGCTGGTAACAAGGTTAATTGGCAGATGCTCTATGAGAAATCTCTGAATCACGATTATACTGAACGTTTTATCGGCGACATCAAAACGCCGGTTAAGTATGCTACCCCGACACTGCGCCACATGCTGGCTGATGTTGAAGCGACCATGACGGAGAACTTTATCAAAAATGAAATTCCCCGTGACTTTCAGGATCGCTATCGTCGTCGTCTTTCTGAAGGCAAGGATGCAACGCTTGAAGGGCAGATCTTGAGTGTTGCTGATAAAATTGATCTGCTATACGAAGGTTTTGGCGAAATCGAGAAAGGCAATCCTGAACAGGTTTTTCTGGATATCTACTCCGAAAGCTTAAGCACGATCCTGCAATTTCGGAATCGTCCTAGCGTGCGCTACTTCTTGGAGGAAGTGTTGCCGGACATGCTTGATGAAAAATTTGCCAGCCGCGATCAGCTTGCTAAACTGACTAAAGAAACCATGGCAGAACATGAACCAAACAAGTAG
- the uvrB gene encoding excinuclease ABC subunit UvrB yields the protein MIERIADRKFDLVSPYQPAGDQPQAIAKLTKGFEEGKKEQILLGATGTGKTFTMSNIIANLNKPTLILSHNKTLAGQLYGEFKEFFPHNAVEYFVSYYDYYQPEAYVPSTDTYIEKDSAINDEIDKLRHSATSALLERNDVIVVASVSSIFGLGDPHEYKNHVLSLRTGMTIDRNTLLRQLVDIQFDRNDIDFQRGRFRVRGDVVEIFPASRDDHAIRVEFFGDEIDRITEVDALTGEVIGTRDHVAIFPATHFMTSDEQMQRAIKSIAAELEAQLKVLRSENKLLEAQRLEQRTNYDIEMMREMGFTSGIENYSRHMDGRKPGEPPYTLLDFFPKDFNIMVDESHVTMPQIRGMYNGDRARKQMLVNYGFRLPSALDNRPLKINEFEQHVHRILYVSATPGPYELDRVPKDDIAEQIIRPTGLLDPKIEVRPVMGQIDDLVGEINKRVDAHERVFITTLTKKMAEDLTDYLKDMGIKVRYLHSDIKTLERTQIIRDLRLGKFDVLIGINLLREGIDVPEVSLIAILDADKEGFLRAERSLIQTIGRASRNEHGKVIMYADKVTDSMKAAIDETQRRRTIQEKFNEEHHITPKTIIKPIRAAISSYEQSDDDKAEAKKTFAEVDYEDMSKADKKELVANLRSQMQAAAKKLDFEQAASLRDTILELQADMS from the coding sequence ATGATCGAACGAATAGCCGATCGTAAATTTGATCTGGTTTCACCTTACCAACCAGCTGGTGATCAGCCACAGGCCATTGCCAAGTTGACAAAGGGCTTTGAAGAGGGTAAGAAAGAACAGATCTTGTTGGGTGCAACTGGGACTGGGAAGACCTTTACGATGAGCAACATCATCGCCAACTTGAACAAGCCGACCTTGATTTTGTCTCACAACAAAACATTGGCCGGGCAGCTTTATGGTGAATTCAAGGAATTCTTCCCGCATAACGCGGTTGAGTATTTTGTTTCCTACTATGATTATTATCAACCTGAAGCCTATGTCCCGAGTACCGACACGTATATTGAAAAAGACAGTGCGATTAACGACGAAATTGATAAACTGCGGCACAGCGCCACCAGTGCGTTGTTGGAACGAAATGATGTCATCGTGGTGGCCTCAGTGTCGTCAATCTTTGGTTTAGGTGATCCGCATGAATACAAGAATCATGTGCTGTCATTGCGAACTGGCATGACGATTGATCGTAATACACTGTTACGCCAACTTGTAGATATTCAATTTGATCGAAACGACATTGATTTTCAACGTGGTCGCTTTCGAGTTCGCGGCGATGTCGTTGAAATTTTCCCGGCCAGTCGTGATGACCATGCGATTCGAGTCGAGTTTTTCGGTGACGAAATTGATCGGATTACCGAAGTCGACGCATTGACCGGCGAAGTCATCGGGACACGTGATCATGTGGCAATTTTCCCGGCAACGCATTTCATGACCAGCGATGAACAGATGCAGCGAGCGATTAAGAGCATTGCTGCTGAGTTAGAGGCACAATTGAAAGTCCTGCGCAGTGAAAACAAACTGTTGGAGGCGCAACGGTTAGAGCAGCGGACGAACTATGATATCGAAATGATGCGGGAAATGGGTTTCACCAGCGGCATTGAAAACTATTCACGCCATATGGATGGCCGTAAGCCTGGTGAACCACCGTATACACTGCTGGACTTTTTCCCGAAAGACTTCAACATTATGGTGGATGAAAGTCATGTCACCATGCCGCAAATTCGCGGGATGTACAATGGCGATCGAGCGCGGAAGCAAATGCTGGTCAACTACGGCTTCCGTTTACCAAGTGCTTTGGACAACCGGCCATTGAAAATCAATGAATTTGAACAACATGTCCATCGTATTTTATATGTGAGTGCTACTCCTGGTCCTTATGAACTGGATCGGGTTCCTAAAGACGATATTGCTGAGCAGATCATTCGGCCAACCGGGTTGTTGGATCCGAAGATCGAGGTTCGACCGGTCATGGGTCAAATTGATGATCTTGTTGGTGAAATTAACAAACGGGTTGATGCTCACGAACGTGTTTTCATCACCACCTTGACCAAGAAAATGGCTGAAGATCTGACTGACTACCTGAAAGACATGGGCATCAAGGTTCGCTACTTGCATAGTGACATCAAGACACTTGAACGGACGCAGATTATTCGTGATCTGCGACTTGGCAAGTTTGATGTGCTGATTGGGATTAACCTTTTGCGTGAAGGGATCGATGTCCCTGAAGTTTCGTTGATTGCAATCTTGGATGCTGACAAGGAAGGCTTTTTGCGTGCCGAACGTTCCTTGATTCAAACCATTGGGCGGGCTTCACGTAACGAGCATGGCAAAGTCATCATGTATGCTGATAAGGTGACAGATTCCATGAAGGCTGCCATTGATGAAACCCAACGTCGACGGACGATTCAGGAGAAGTTCAACGAAGAACATCACATCACGCCAAAGACCATTATCAAACCGATTCGGGCAGCTATTTCCAGCTATGAACAATCAGATGATGATAAAGCCGAGGCCAAGAAGACTTTTGCTGAAGTTGATTATGAGGATATGAGCAAGGCTGATAAGAAGGAGTTAGTAGCAAACCTGCGCTCACAAATGCAGGCGGCAGCTAAGAAGCTTGATTTCGAGCAGGCAGCGTCATTACGCGACACAATTCTTGAATTGCAGGCTGATATGTCTTAA
- the uvrA gene encoding excinuclease ABC subunit UvrA, giving the protein MANDKIVIHGARAHNLKNIDVTIPRNKLVVMTGLSGSGKSSLAFDTLYAEGQRRYVESLSAYARQFLGQMEKPDVDSIDGLSPAISIDQKTTSKNPRSTVGTVTEINDYLRLLWARVGHPICPNDGTPITSQSVEQMVDRVLALPDKTRIQILSPVVRRKKGSHKKVFAKIMREGYVRMRVDGEVVDATADYELDKNKSHDIDIVIDRIVVKPEARSRLFDSFEAALRLSEGYANVDVIGGEPLRFSEHFACPICGFTIGEMEPRLFSFNAPFGACPECDGLGVKLTVDMDLVLPEPSMTLAEGAIAPWNPISSQYYPELLAQAAKTFKVRMDVPFNKLTHRERNVVLNGSDGKLFHFHYENDFGGVRDVDVPFEGVLNNISRRYAETNSDFTRQQMRSYMTALPCPVCHGKRLNRQALAVKIEGRDIAEVSDLAIKDALPFFKTVHLSEAESVIAQPIVKEVVDRLTFLVNVGLGYLTLSRSAGTLSGGEAQRIRLATQIGSNLSGVMYVLDEPSIGLHQRDNDRLIASLKKMRDLGNTLIVVEHDEDTMRAADYLIDVGPGAGEHGGRIMASGTPKQVARVRKSITGQYLSGRKFIPVPLKRRQGSGKVIRLEGATDHNLKNIDVDFPLGKFIVVSGVSGSGKSTLVNSILRRALAQKLNHNSEKPGPYKKILGYKNIEKLINIDQSPIGRTPRSNPATYTSVFDDIRGLFAETNEAKLRGYKKGRFSFNIKGGRCENCKGDGIIKIEMNFLPDVYVPCEVCHGKRYNSETLEVTYKGKNIAEVIDMTVEEATDFFKNIPKIRRKLQTIVDVGLGYVKLGQSATTLSGGEAQRMKLASELQKLSTGKNFYILDEPTTGLHTDDIKRLLEVLERLVDEGNTVLVIEHNLDVVKTADWVIDLGPEGGDGGGQIIATGTPEQVANVADSYTGQYLKPILVRDTQRTKEAAQTSTKNEAQAVSKK; this is encoded by the coding sequence ATGGCAAACGATAAAATTGTGATCCATGGGGCTCGTGCCCACAATTTAAAGAATATTGATGTGACGATACCCCGCAATAAACTGGTCGTGATGACCGGCCTATCTGGTTCAGGTAAGTCCAGTCTGGCTTTTGATACGCTTTACGCCGAAGGTCAGCGTCGTTACGTGGAAAGTCTCTCAGCATATGCCAGACAGTTTCTGGGACAGATGGAAAAACCGGATGTCGATTCGATTGACGGCTTAAGTCCGGCGATTTCGATTGATCAGAAAACCACTTCAAAAAATCCCCGATCAACTGTGGGAACAGTCACTGAAATCAACGATTACTTGCGCTTGCTGTGGGCACGTGTCGGGCATCCGATTTGTCCAAATGATGGTACACCGATTACCAGTCAAAGTGTTGAACAGATGGTGGATCGCGTTTTAGCCTTACCTGATAAGACCCGGATTCAAATTCTGTCACCAGTGGTGCGTCGCAAGAAAGGCAGTCATAAAAAAGTCTTCGCCAAAATCATGCGTGAAGGTTATGTCCGGATGCGTGTTGATGGTGAAGTTGTTGATGCAACGGCTGATTATGAACTGGATAAAAATAAGTCGCATGACATTGATATTGTGATTGACCGAATTGTGGTTAAGCCTGAGGCGCGCAGTCGGCTTTTCGACTCATTTGAAGCAGCTCTGCGGTTGTCAGAAGGGTATGCCAACGTGGACGTGATTGGCGGTGAACCACTGCGCTTTTCCGAACATTTTGCCTGCCCGATTTGTGGCTTTACGATTGGCGAAATGGAACCACGACTATTTTCATTCAACGCTCCTTTTGGCGCTTGCCCAGAATGTGACGGGTTGGGTGTTAAGCTGACAGTTGACATGGATTTGGTGCTGCCAGAACCGAGTATGACTTTGGCAGAAGGGGCAATCGCGCCATGGAATCCAATCAGTTCCCAGTACTATCCGGAACTGCTGGCTCAGGCGGCGAAAACCTTCAAAGTACGAATGGACGTACCCTTTAACAAGCTGACCCACCGTGAGCGGAATGTGGTGCTTAATGGGAGCGACGGCAAGTTATTCCATTTTCATTATGAAAATGACTTTGGCGGTGTACGCGATGTTGATGTGCCTTTTGAAGGGGTGCTGAATAACATTTCCCGCCGATATGCAGAAACGAATAGTGATTTTACTCGCCAGCAGATGCGCAGTTATATGACAGCATTGCCGTGCCCGGTTTGTCACGGCAAACGGCTGAATCGGCAGGCTTTGGCTGTTAAAATTGAAGGTCGCGATATTGCAGAAGTTTCTGATCTTGCCATCAAGGATGCCCTACCATTTTTCAAAACCGTGCATCTTAGTGAAGCCGAAAGCGTCATTGCCCAACCAATCGTGAAAGAAGTCGTTGACCGCTTGACATTCTTGGTCAACGTTGGTCTTGGTTATCTCACATTGAGTCGTAGTGCTGGTACACTATCCGGCGGCGAGGCTCAGCGAATTCGCCTAGCTACCCAAATCGGTTCGAATCTGAGCGGCGTCATGTATGTGCTTGATGAACCATCTATCGGCTTGCATCAACGCGACAACGATCGCCTGATTGCCTCCTTGAAAAAAATGCGCGATCTTGGCAACACGTTGATTGTGGTCGAACATGATGAAGATACGATGCGCGCCGCCGATTATCTGATTGATGTCGGACCGGGGGCTGGCGAACACGGTGGCCGCATCATGGCATCCGGTACCCCTAAACAAGTTGCACGTGTGCGCAAATCAATCACTGGCCAATATTTATCAGGGCGCAAGTTTATTCCGGTACCACTAAAACGGCGACAAGGTAGTGGCAAAGTGATTCGTTTGGAAGGCGCCACTGACCACAACTTAAAAAACATCGACGTTGATTTTCCATTAGGTAAATTCATCGTGGTTTCTGGTGTTTCTGGGTCAGGTAAATCTACTTTGGTTAACTCGATTCTTCGGCGTGCATTGGCTCAAAAGTTAAATCATAATTCTGAGAAACCGGGTCCATACAAAAAGATTCTTGGCTATAAAAATATTGAAAAGCTGATCAATATTGACCAAAGTCCAATTGGCCGCACACCGCGGAGCAATCCGGCTACCTATACGAGTGTTTTCGATGACATCCGCGGGCTATTTGCCGAAACCAACGAAGCTAAATTACGTGGTTACAAAAAAGGCCGCTTTAGTTTCAACATTAAGGGTGGTCGCTGTGAGAACTGTAAAGGCGACGGGATCATCAAGATTGAAATGAACTTTTTACCTGATGTTTACGTGCCTTGCGAAGTTTGCCATGGCAAACGGTATAACTCTGAAACCCTCGAAGTAACGTATAAGGGCAAGAATATTGCTGAAGTGATTGATATGACTGTCGAAGAAGCCACTGACTTCTTCAAGAATATTCCAAAGATTCGGCGCAAGTTGCAAACCATCGTGGATGTTGGCCTTGGTTACGTTAAGCTGGGACAAAGCGCTACCACCTTGTCTGGTGGCGAGGCTCAACGGATGAAGCTTGCAAGCGAACTGCAGAAGCTTTCAACCGGCAAGAATTTTTATATTCTTGACGAACCCACCACTGGTCTGCATACGGATGATATCAAGCGGCTGCTGGAAGTGTTGGAACGGCTAGTCGATGAAGGCAATACCGTACTGGTTATCGAGCATAATCTAGATGTCGTCAAAACAGCTGACTGGGTCATTGATCTTGGCCCTGAAGGCGGAGACGGCGGCGGTCAGATCATCGCCACCGGCACACCTGAACAGGTGGCCAATGTGGCCGATAGTTATACTGGCCAATACTTGAAACCAATCCTCGTTCGCGACACTCAACGGACTAAGGAAGCTGCGCAAACATCAACTAAGAATGAAGCGCAGGCAGTAAGCAAGAAGTAG
- a CDS encoding HdeD family acid-resistance protein, which yields MLNRKSFGFDWGQFITGILFLIAAFVVMRYPLATLKTVTFIFAVVAIIRGIAILAGYSTLRQLTGKLAWVSLLMGIFDLVIGVIFLVNSNFGVATITMMFAIWFLVDSVGSLFNVGHLRIAGTGWFVLYLVLDILAVIVSLMLFMQPVVAAITLVTLLSMFFVLFGIECIVLAFARRNI from the coding sequence ATGTTAAATCGAAAAAGTTTTGGTTTTGACTGGGGGCAGTTTATCACTGGTATCCTGTTCCTGATCGCCGCATTTGTCGTCATGCGCTATCCGCTGGCAACATTGAAAACGGTGACCTTTATCTTTGCTGTTGTTGCCATTATTCGTGGGATTGCGATTTTAGCAGGGTATTCAACGCTTCGCCAGCTCACTGGTAAACTAGCTTGGGTATCGCTCTTGATGGGGATTTTTGACCTTGTTATTGGTGTCATTTTCCTGGTCAACAGTAATTTTGGTGTTGCAACGATTACCATGATGTTTGCAATCTGGTTCTTAGTTGATTCAGTTGGTTCACTATTCAACGTGGGCCATTTGCGGATTGCAGGTACTGGCTGGTTTGTCCTTTACCTCGTTTTGGATATTCTGGCAGTGATTGTGTCTTTGATGCTGTTCATGCAGCCAGTGGTTGCGGCCATCACGTTGGTCACATTATTGTCGATGTTTTTCGTCCTATTCGGCATCGAATGTATTGTCCTTGCCTTTGCACGACGCAATATTTAA
- the rapZ gene encoding RNase adapter RapZ, translated as MTESLDLVIITGMSGAGKTVAMQAFEDLGYFCVDNMPPALLPKFWELVKESGKITKVALVVDLRSRAFYDQIIDMLANLDNNAYVHSRILFLDATDEELVSRYKETRRSHPLAMEGRLMDGIKKERALLTELRNRAQVVIDTTTLSPRQLREKIFLNFKESGSQPAFHIEVMSFGFKYGLPIDADIVMDVRFLPNPFYIKDYRPKTGLDPEVYNYVMDNEDAESFYNKFYDLLSEIMPKYKAEGKTSVTIAIGCTGGQHRSVAFAERIGKAFSDAYAVDITHRDIKKHKETVNRS; from the coding sequence ATGACTGAAAGTTTGGATCTTGTCATTATCACCGGTATGTCCGGTGCCGGTAAAACCGTTGCCATGCAGGCATTCGAAGACCTGGGATATTTTTGCGTCGATAATATGCCTCCAGCTTTGTTGCCGAAGTTTTGGGAATTGGTAAAAGAATCCGGAAAGATCACGAAGGTCGCGCTTGTTGTCGATCTGCGCAGTCGTGCTTTTTACGATCAGATTATCGATATGCTCGCTAATTTGGACAACAATGCCTATGTTCATTCTCGCATCTTATTCTTGGATGCAACTGATGAAGAGCTGGTTTCTCGGTACAAGGAAACCCGTCGCTCTCATCCGTTGGCCATGGAAGGCCGATTGATGGACGGCATTAAAAAAGAACGTGCATTACTCACAGAATTACGCAATCGCGCGCAGGTTGTGATTGATACCACGACCTTAAGTCCACGTCAGTTACGGGAAAAGATTTTCCTTAACTTTAAGGAAAGCGGTAGTCAACCAGCATTTCATATTGAAGTCATGTCATTCGGGTTTAAATACGGATTACCAATAGACGCTGATATTGTCATGGATGTCCGTTTCCTGCCTAATCCTTTTTACATTAAGGATTATCGGCCCAAGACTGGGCTTGATCCGGAAGTTTACAATTACGTGATGGATAATGAAGATGCCGAAAGTTTCTATAACAAGTTTTATGATCTATTGTCTGAAATCATGCCAAAGTACAAGGCAGAAGGCAAAACCAGCGTAACGATTGCGATTGGCTGCACAGGCGGCCAGCATCGGAGTGTGGCTTTTGCCGAGCGGATTGGTAAGGCGTTTTCAGATGCATATGCCGTTGATATCACGCATCGAGACATTAAGAAGCATAAGGAGACGGTGAATCGCTCATGA
- a CDS encoding gluconeogenesis factor YvcK family protein produces MSRETKFIRVIRGRRPKVVVIGGGTGLPVILHSLHEQDADVTAIVTVADDGGSSGTIRNYINVVPPGDIRNVLVALSELPSLYLDIFQYRFNTTDAFFAGHAIGNLIIAALSEMKGGIFPAVQQLSEMMQVDGHVYPASNTPLTLNAEFTDGTKLSGEAEITAAGKNIKHISVSETDPANGKPEAVKEVIDAIMDADVVVLGPGSLFTSILPNLMIENLGDAVKKTQAEVIYIVNIMTQKGETQHFTDADHVRVLNEQMGENFVDTVLVNIEPVPDNYLDHQKYNEILTPVKHNYQGLRDMGCRVISEDFLKLRDHGVFHDGDKVAKEILNLAFQVSGKTRR; encoded by the coding sequence ATGAGTCGTGAAACTAAATTTATTCGGGTCATCCGCGGTCGGCGTCCAAAGGTGGTTGTCATTGGCGGTGGAACAGGCTTGCCGGTCATTCTGCATAGTTTGCATGAGCAAGATGCAGATGTGACTGCAATTGTGACTGTTGCCGATGACGGCGGTTCATCAGGGACAATCCGCAACTATATCAACGTAGTGCCGCCTGGTGATATTCGCAATGTGCTAGTGGCTTTATCGGAGTTGCCGAGTTTGTATTTGGATATTTTTCAATATCGGTTCAATACAACTGATGCTTTTTTCGCTGGGCATGCGATTGGCAATCTGATTATTGCCGCGCTGTCTGAAATGAAAGGCGGCATTTTCCCAGCGGTTCAGCAACTAAGCGAAATGATGCAAGTTGATGGTCACGTTTATCCGGCCAGCAACACGCCGTTAACCTTAAATGCTGAATTCACCGATGGTACAAAGCTGTCTGGTGAAGCTGAGATTACAGCGGCTGGGAAAAACATCAAGCATATTTCGGTTTCAGAAACAGATCCTGCCAATGGCAAACCAGAGGCGGTCAAAGAAGTTATCGATGCGATTATGGACGCTGATGTTGTTGTTTTAGGCCCAGGCAGTCTTTTCACTAGCATTTTGCCTAACTTGATGATTGAAAATCTGGGGGATGCGGTGAAGAAGACGCAAGCCGAAGTGATTTACATTGTCAATATCATGACCCAAAAAGGCGAAACCCAGCATTTTACCGATGCCGATCATGTCCGGGTTCTGAATGAACAAATGGGCGAGAACTTTGTGGATACGGTTTTGGTTAATATTGAACCAGTCCCCGATAATTATCTGGATCATCAAAAGTACAACGAAATTCTCACGCCGGTTAAGCATAACTATCAAGGCTTGCGAGACATGGGCTGCCGCGTGATTTCCGAAGACTTTTTAAAGTTGCGCGATCATGGTGTCTTTCATGATGGTGATAAAGTCGCCAAGGAGATTTTAAACTTGGCTTTTCAGGTCAGCGGCAAAACCCGGAGGTGA
- the whiA gene encoding DNA-binding protein WhiA yields the protein MASFASLVKKELTQLEVHPEHAKAELSALIRMNGSLTLMAHRFVLNIQTENPAIARRIYSLIRQVYHHEANLVVHRKMKLKKNYQYIVRLTEGVNDILSDLSILDPDTMAISTTVPASVLKEPQRMRSYLRGAFLASGSVNNPETSRYHLEIYSLYDNHNAGILKMMNHFNLNARTVERRSGYIVYLKEAEKIADFLQVIGATNAMLKFEDVRIMRDMRNSVNRLVNCENANMNKTIDAAQKQIENINYLKNHVGLDNLPAKLREIAVLRLAHPDVSLQELGAMMPSGQISKSGVNHRLRKLNQIAEGYQQPEEA from the coding sequence ATGGCAAGTTTTGCCAGTCTGGTGAAAAAAGAACTGACACAGCTCGAGGTACATCCAGAACATGCTAAGGCTGAACTGTCTGCTTTGATTCGTATGAACGGCAGCCTGACACTGATGGCTCATCGTTTTGTGTTAAATATTCAAACCGAAAATCCGGCTATTGCACGTCGGATTTATAGCTTGATTCGCCAAGTCTATCATCACGAAGCTAATCTGGTTGTTCACCGTAAGATGAAGCTCAAGAAGAATTATCAATACATTGTGCGGCTAACAGAAGGCGTCAATGACATCTTGTCGGATCTATCAATTTTAGATCCGGATACCATGGCGATTTCAACAACCGTTCCAGCTTCGGTGTTGAAGGAACCGCAGCGGATGCGTTCTTATTTACGCGGTGCCTTTTTGGCCAGTGGTTCAGTGAATAACCCGGAAACCTCGCGTTATCATCTGGAAATCTATTCTTTATACGATAATCACAATGCTGGTATTTTGAAAATGATGAATCATTTTAATCTGAACGCTCGCACCGTAGAACGGCGAAGCGGCTACATTGTTTATCTCAAGGAAGCAGAAAAGATTGCCGATTTCTTGCAGGTTATTGGGGCCACGAATGCCATGCTGAAGTTTGAAGATGTTCGGATCATGCGGGATATGCGGAATTCAGTGAATCGATTAGTTAACTGTGAAAATGCGAATATGAATAAAACGATTGACGCTGCACAGAAGCAGATTGAGAATATTAACTATTTAAAGAACCATGTTGGGCTAGATAACTTACCGGCCAAATTGCGGGAAATTGCAGTTTTACGTTTAGCACATCCTGACGTCTCGCTTCAAGAGCTTGGAGCGATGATGCCGAGCGGCCAAATTTCAAAGTCTGGGGTCAATCACCGGTTGCGGAAATTGAATCAGATTGCTGAAGGGTATCAACAACCAGAAGAAGCTTGA
- a CDS encoding MarR family winged helix-turn-helix transcriptional regulator, whose product MVKPITLNEQLCFAIYKAQKQYNHFYSQALAPFKLTYPQYITLLSLYEHGTMSVKQVGQTLELDSGTLTPLMKRLEKDGWISRKRSTEDERRVDVSLTQKALDARDQIFEHVGSCMELMNLPKPEYDHIKSEVSRVDEHLSAIPDGAFPEA is encoded by the coding sequence ATGGTTAAACCGATTACTTTGAACGAACAGCTTTGTTTTGCGATTTACAAAGCACAAAAACAATACAATCATTTCTATTCACAAGCGCTAGCCCCGTTCAAGTTAACCTATCCGCAGTACATCACGTTATTGTCGCTATATGAACATGGCACAATGTCGGTTAAGCAAGTCGGACAAACACTTGAACTGGATAGCGGTACCTTGACGCCGTTAATGAAACGGCTTGAAAAAGATGGTTGGATCAGTCGCAAGCGTTCCACTGAAGACGAGCGGCGAGTTGACGTCAGCCTGACCCAAAAGGCGCTGGACGCCCGTGATCAGATTTTTGAACACGTTGGCTCCTGCATGGAATTAATGAACCTTCCTAAGCCTGAGTATGATCATATTAAGTCAGAAGTCAGTCGGGTTGATGAGCATTTAAGTGCCATTCCCGACGGCGCTTTTCCCGAAGCTTAA
- the clpP gene encoding ATP-dependent Clp endopeptidase proteolytic subunit ClpP, producing MLVPTVVEQTSRGERAYDIYSRLLKDRIIMLSGEVNDQMANSVIAQLLFLDAQDSEKDIYLYINSPGGVITSGLAMLDTMNFIKSDVQTIAIGMAASMASVLLAGGTKGKRFALPNSTILIHQPSGGAQGQQTEIEIAAEEILKTRRKMNQILADATGQTIEQIKKDTERDHYMSAQEAKDYGLIDDILVNKNTQK from the coding sequence ATGCTAGTACCTACCGTCGTTGAACAAACTAGTCGTGGCGAACGTGCTTACGACATTTACTCACGTCTATTAAAAGACCGAATCATTATGTTATCCGGTGAAGTCAATGATCAAATGGCCAATTCTGTCATCGCGCAACTGCTTTTCTTGGACGCGCAAGACTCTGAAAAGGATATCTATCTCTACATCAACAGTCCTGGTGGTGTTATCACCAGTGGGTTGGCGATGCTGGATACGATGAACTTCATCAAGTCAGATGTGCAGACTATCGCCATCGGGATGGCTGCCTCAATGGCGTCCGTTTTGCTGGCTGGTGGGACGAAGGGGAAGCGGTTCGCATTGCCGAACTCAACCATCCTGATCCATCAACCTTCAGGCGGTGCCCAAGGTCAGCAGACCGAAATTGAAATCGCTGCTGAAGAAATCTTGAAGACACGTCGCAAGATGAACCAAATTTTGGCTGACGCAACTGGGCAAACGATTGAGCAAATCAAGAAGGACACCGAGCGTGATCATTATATGAGCGCTCAGGAAGCCAAGGATTACGGCTTAATCGATGATATCTTGGTCAACAAAAATACGCAAAAATAA
- a CDS encoding Ltp family lipoprotein — protein sequence MKKKKPIYKRIWFWIIVVLFIIVGVNMTGSKTNNSNTAAESSSSSAADKSDQQSSVASEATSESKTANVPAEYQSALNKGTTYASAMNMSKAGVYDQLVSQSGEKFSAEAAQYAIDHLKADWNKNALNKAKSYADSMHMSKAGIYDQLTSQSGEKFTAEEANYAIENVKADWNKNALAKAKTYQKDMDMSPDAVREQLTSENGEKFTADEANYAIQNLNK from the coding sequence ATGAAGAAAAAGAAACCAATTTACAAGCGAATCTGGTTTTGGATCATTGTGGTTTTATTCATCATTGTTGGCGTGAATATGACGGGAAGTAAAACAAACAACTCAAATACCGCTGCGGAGAGTTCATCCTCTTCAGCGGCTGACAAAAGCGACCAGCAATCAAGTGTGGCGTCAGAGGCTACAAGCGAAAGTAAGACAGCAAATGTTCCGGCAGAATATCAATCTGCTTTGAATAAGGGAACTACCTACGCATCTGCAATGAACATGTCAAAAGCAGGCGTTTACGATCAATTAGTTTCGCAAAGTGGCGAAAAGTTTTCGGCCGAAGCGGCTCAATATGCAATTGATCACCTTAAAGCTGATTGGAATAAAAACGCGTTGAACAAAGCTAAGAGTTATGCCGATTCAATGCATATGTCAAAGGCAGGCATCTATGATCAACTGACCTCTCAAAGCGGTGAAAAGTTTACGGCAGAAGAAGCGAACTATGCCATTGAAAATGTCAAAGCCGATTGGAATAAAAATGCACTTGCCAAAGCAAAAACATACCAAAAGGATATGGATATGTCCCCTGATGCGGTTCGTGAGCAATTAACCTCTGAAAATGGTGAAAAATTCACCGCTGATGAAGCTAACTATGCCATTCAGAATTTAAATAAATAA